In one Pirellulales bacterium genomic region, the following are encoded:
- a CDS encoding Lpg1974 family pore-forming outer membrane protein, translated as MIAAKSRWGKVVGMGLGLAAQLCSVTVTASENLASPAAFVERLPPVAETQLLPGPPSVLPSQPTELSGAGSSQPRGGSSLLSGGLFGQSLEQIDENAPLDATQSVAWSALEIAQSTLSQGYYAGADYLLLRPHFSEPVAFMYGQGNNGQVSATMSPFDFNYQSSPRVFLGYRSPVTGAGVQFTYWHFQENAGTGFNAVGQNAGFIPNVDIIWELIGQGNNNNNNNGPDFGNQISAQMHLRLNVFDIDFFKPVALGAGRWLLTGSVGARIMDFSQSTNTLSYDSGTPSFTQFQTNAFTGAGPRATLEARRNFGPRTALYMRGGYGMLLGGHTASYSVDDIINVNSVTIRESLTRMVSVADIEFGGSWRASDRLVLSAGYMFQFWTDLGGTGGILNLTDNSNILSFDGLVTRASFQF; from the coding sequence GTGATCGCCGCGAAGTCGCGTTGGGGAAAAGTTGTCGGTATGGGGCTGGGGCTCGCCGCACAGCTTTGTAGCGTCACCGTGACGGCGTCGGAAAACTTGGCCAGTCCGGCGGCTTTTGTCGAGCGTTTGCCACCAGTTGCGGAAACGCAACTGCTTCCAGGTCCGCCGAGCGTTTTGCCGTCGCAACCGACCGAGCTATCGGGAGCAGGCAGCAGCCAACCGCGCGGCGGAAGCAGTTTGCTGTCAGGCGGACTGTTTGGGCAAAGCCTCGAGCAAATCGACGAGAACGCACCGCTCGATGCGACGCAATCCGTGGCTTGGTCGGCGCTCGAGATTGCGCAGTCCACGCTTTCACAAGGCTATTACGCCGGCGCCGACTATTTGCTTTTGCGGCCGCATTTCAGCGAGCCTGTGGCGTTCATGTATGGCCAAGGGAACAACGGCCAGGTCTCGGCGACGATGAGTCCCTTCGATTTCAACTATCAATCGTCACCCCGCGTCTTTCTGGGTTATCGCTCGCCTGTAACCGGTGCCGGCGTGCAATTCACCTATTGGCACTTTCAGGAAAACGCCGGCACCGGCTTCAACGCGGTCGGCCAGAACGCGGGCTTCATTCCGAATGTCGACATCATTTGGGAATTGATCGGCCAGGGAAATAACAACAACAATAATAACGGCCCCGATTTCGGCAATCAGATCAGTGCCCAGATGCATTTGCGGCTGAACGTCTTCGACATCGACTTTTTCAAGCCGGTGGCCTTGGGGGCGGGACGGTGGTTGCTGACCGGTTCGGTCGGCGCACGCATTATGGATTTCAGCCAATCCACGAATACGCTTAGCTACGACAGCGGAACTCCGTCGTTCACGCAATTTCAAACCAATGCCTTTACCGGAGCCGGGCCGCGGGCGACGCTCGAAGCCCGTCGCAATTTTGGCCCACGTACGGCCCTGTACATGCGCGGCGGTTATGGCATGCTGCTTGGCGGGCACACCGCTTCGTATTCGGTCGACGATATCATCAACGTCAACTCGGTCACGATTCGCGAAAGCCTGACGCGAATGGTGTCAGTCGCGGACATCGAGTTCGGCGGATCGTGGCGCGCCAGCGATCGACTGGTTCTGTCGGCGGGCTACATGTTCCAGTTCTGGACAGATCTCGGTGGCACCGGTGGGATACTTAATCTGACCGACAATTCCAACATTCTCTCGTTCGACGGGTTGGTGACCCGCGCGTCGTTCCAGTTCTAA
- a CDS encoding iron-containing alcohol dehydrogenase, which translates to MPDIWTFHSAGQLVFGCGASARIGQLVARLGVRRVMIVTDQHLIDAGIADSIAVPLAAAGIDAPCFTGGVPEPTLEAAERSIAYARDLRPEAVLGLGGGSNMDLAKITATVMAHGGKPRDYFGDDCLSGPVLPLVCVPTTAGTGSEVSASCVLTDREAQVKVGVLSNYLRPRLAIVDPLLTLSCPAKVTADSGIDALTHAIEAFTAVDNEHFPLAPNEKTVYQGRHPLADALAEKAIRLIGANLERAVKEPSNEDAREAMSLGATLAGLAFSNVGVALVHALEYPLGGLTHCSHGAGNGLFLPYVMRFNLPQREQALARVAAFLGVDTRGQSDHQAAEAGIRRVEELKQATGIPARLRELGVTREQLPQLAEKTLAIKRILRVNPRVVTLADLMSILESAL; encoded by the coding sequence ATGCCCGACATCTGGACATTCCATTCCGCCGGACAGTTGGTCTTCGGGTGCGGTGCGAGCGCTCGCATCGGACAGCTCGTAGCGCGGCTGGGTGTGCGCCGGGTGATGATCGTCACGGATCAGCATCTGATCGATGCCGGCATTGCCGATTCGATCGCCGTACCGTTGGCCGCCGCGGGAATCGACGCGCCGTGCTTTACCGGCGGTGTCCCCGAACCAACGCTCGAGGCAGCCGAACGCTCGATCGCTTACGCGCGCGACTTGCGTCCCGAAGCGGTCCTCGGTCTCGGCGGTGGCAGCAATATGGACCTGGCCAAAATCACGGCCACCGTCATGGCCCACGGGGGAAAGCCGCGCGATTATTTTGGCGACGATTGTCTCTCCGGGCCTGTCTTGCCGCTGGTCTGCGTTCCGACGACGGCTGGCACCGGCAGCGAAGTTAGCGCCTCTTGCGTGCTGACTGATCGCGAGGCGCAGGTAAAAGTCGGCGTGCTCAGCAACTATCTGCGGCCGCGGCTGGCGATCGTCGATCCGCTACTCACGCTTTCCTGCCCGGCAAAGGTCACGGCCGATAGCGGCATCGACGCGCTAACCCATGCGATCGAGGCATTCACGGCCGTCGACAACGAACATTTTCCATTGGCTCCCAACGAGAAAACGGTTTATCAAGGGCGGCATCCGCTGGCCGATGCGCTTGCGGAAAAGGCAATTCGTTTGATTGGTGCAAACCTCGAGCGCGCCGTCAAAGAACCGAGTAACGAAGATGCGCGGGAAGCGATGTCGCTGGGTGCGACGCTCGCCGGTCTGGCGTTCTCGAATGTGGGCGTCGCCCTGGTCCACGCTTTGGAATATCCCCTCGGCGGTTTGACGCACTGCTCGCACGGCGCCGGCAATGGCCTGTTTCTGCCCTACGTCATGCGATTCAACTTGCCGCAGCGCGAACAGGCGCTCGCGCGAGTCGCGGCCTTCCTGGGCGTCGACACGCGCGGGCAATCCGATCATCAGGCGGCCGAAGCAGGCATTAGGCGCGTCGAAGAATTGAAACAGGCGACCGGCATTCCAGCGCGATTGCGCGAGTTGGGGGTCACGCGCGAGCAACTGCCGCAGTTAGCGGAAAAGACCTTGGCCATCAAGCGCATCTTGCGCGTCAACCCTCGCGTCGTGACGCTTGCGGATCTGATGTCGATTCTGGAGTCGGCACTCTAA
- a CDS encoding DUF4440 domain-containing protein, translating to MTERRSRASATTEQSVSDELLALNQRLLESIVSADWKTYEKLCDPTISAFEPEARGRLVEGMPFHHFYFQLGKPKAVPQPTMCSPHVRMLGDDAAVISYVRLVQKLDESGAPVTTVCEETRVWQRQAGTWRHVHFHRSNNA from the coding sequence ATGACTGAACGACGATCGCGCGCCTCGGCCACGACCGAGCAATCGGTCAGCGACGAATTGCTGGCCCTCAATCAACGGCTGCTCGAGAGCATCGTCTCGGCCGACTGGAAAACGTACGAGAAGCTGTGCGATCCGACGATTTCGGCGTTCGAGCCCGAAGCGCGCGGCCGGTTGGTGGAAGGGATGCCGTTTCATCACTTCTATTTTCAACTCGGCAAGCCCAAGGCGGTGCCGCAGCCCACGATGTGCTCGCCGCACGTGCGTATGCTAGGAGATGATGCGGCCGTTATCAGCTATGTGCGTCTGGTGCAGAAGCTGGACGAGTCGGGCGCGCCGGTCACGACTGTTTGCGAAGAGACGCGTGTCTGGCAGCGCCAAGCCGGCACCTGGCGTCACGTCCATTTTCATCGCTCGAATAACGCGTAG
- the thyX gene encoding FAD-dependent thymidylate synthase has protein sequence MPTNATQVDELRWKKFQVLNDGFVCLVDVMGDDQSVVQAARVSYGEGTRKVSDDRGLIRYLMRHRHSTPFEMAEIKLLVRVPMDTWRQWIRHRTANVNEYSTRYSLAIDATQETPPDAWRSQAATNRQGSGEPLDAQLGAELTAEELALQRESRRVYEQRIARGVAREQARKDLPLSTYTEAYWKVDLHNLLHFLALRMDAHAQWEIRSYAAAIGEQIVRPLFPLVWEAFDDYRLRGQFLTRLDQEVIRRLLARLASSGRGAATDEDFLAVQDPSWLSLARCRERDECRAKLASLGFLPEITEGSDNHD, from the coding sequence ATGCCCACTAATGCTACGCAAGTCGACGAGTTGCGCTGGAAGAAATTCCAGGTTTTGAACGACGGTTTCGTTTGTCTCGTCGACGTGATGGGGGATGACCAATCGGTCGTGCAGGCCGCGCGCGTCAGCTACGGCGAAGGAACGCGGAAAGTCTCGGACGATCGTGGGCTGATTCGCTATCTGATGCGGCACCGCCATTCGACTCCGTTCGAAATGGCCGAGATCAAACTGCTGGTCCGCGTGCCGATGGATACCTGGCGGCAATGGATTCGCCACCGCACGGCCAACGTGAACGAATATTCGACGCGCTACTCGCTGGCGATTGATGCCACGCAAGAGACGCCCCCCGATGCCTGGCGCTCGCAAGCCGCGACGAACCGGCAAGGAAGCGGCGAACCGCTCGACGCGCAACTGGGTGCCGAGCTCACGGCCGAAGAACTAGCGTTGCAGCGCGAATCACGGCGCGTGTACGAACAGCGTATCGCGCGCGGAGTGGCCCGCGAACAGGCGCGCAAAGATCTGCCGCTGTCGACTTATACCGAGGCGTACTGGAAAGTCGACCTGCACAATCTGCTGCATTTCCTGGCGTTGCGAATGGATGCCCACGCCCAATGGGAAATCCGCAGTTATGCCGCCGCAATCGGCGAGCAGATTGTGCGTCCCTTGTTCCCGCTGGTGTGGGAAGCGTTCGACGATTATCGCCTGCGCGGCCAGTTCCTGACGCGGCTCGATCAGGAAGTGATTCGCCGGCTGCTCGCGCGGCTGGCCTCGAGCGGACGCGGCGCCGCGACGGACGAAGATTTTCTCGCCGTGCAGGACCCGAGTTGGCTCTCGCTCGCGCGCTGCCGCGAACGGGACGAATGCCGGGCTAAACTGGCCTCATTGGGCTTTTTGCCCGAGATCACCGAAGGGAGCGACAACCATGACTGA
- a CDS encoding ABC transporter permease subunit produces the protein MNLFRAWVTLLWLSFRRLLWSGSTLMVMLPLSALTLFLLRQRYWQKEDTFEAFNDFSLGLMFLFASFVVPICAVAYATASIGGDREDRTLLFLLVRPVPRPLIFLAKFLATLPLVLGLVMGAFFAYCWLGGDLGRRAYGLYLPAIFYMAIAYVSLFHFFAVSFRHSTIIALIYSLFMELLLGNMPGIVKRVAINYYGRSMMYAAGVPSGLERPDAQWFEPISATTAATALAGITVIGLLVALVVFQRREYTDLT, from the coding sequence ATGAATCTCTTCCGCGCCTGGGTCACTTTGCTCTGGCTGTCATTCCGCCGCTTGTTGTGGTCGGGCAGCACGCTGATGGTCATGCTGCCGCTATCGGCTCTGACCTTGTTCTTGTTGCGCCAACGGTATTGGCAAAAAGAAGACACGTTCGAAGCATTCAATGACTTCAGCCTGGGCTTGATGTTTTTGTTCGCCTCGTTTGTGGTGCCGATTTGCGCCGTGGCCTATGCCACGGCCAGCATCGGTGGCGATCGCGAGGATCGCACGCTGCTGTTCCTGCTCGTGCGACCGGTCCCTCGTCCGCTCATTTTTCTCGCCAAGTTCCTCGCCACGCTCCCCTTGGTGCTGGGCCTGGTGATGGGGGCGTTTTTTGCCTATTGCTGGCTGGGAGGAGACCTCGGGCGGCGCGCTTACGGGCTTTATCTCCCCGCGATTTTTTACATGGCCATCGCTTATGTAAGCTTGTTCCATTTTTTTGCCGTGTCGTTTCGCCACTCGACGATCATTGCGTTGATTTACTCGCTGTTCATGGAGTTGTTGCTGGGAAACATGCCCGGCATTGTGAAACGCGTGGCCATCAATTACTACGGTCGGTCGATGATGTACGCGGCGGGAGTTCCCAGCGGACTGGAACGGCCCGACGCACAATGGTTCGAGCCGATTTCCGCCACCACTGCGGCCACGGCCTTGGCCGGCATCACGGTCATCGGCCTGCTCGTGGCGCTGGTCGTGTTTCAGCGTCGCGAGTACACTGACCTGACCTGA
- a CDS encoding GNAT family N-acetyltransferase, with the protein MAESDNAMPKAGPVEVRLLAADDFPAACRLLSELGRPAVTAETEGRIQKVLERHLASPDTTSLIALRDGQAIGLLSLHIRERLSQPAPEAWIPDFIVTASEQGHGVAQALMNRAIEIARQRGCYRIALESHYHRHRAYRFYAREGFADVGKCFSLPLVPPQAP; encoded by the coding sequence ATGGCGGAATCAGACAACGCGATGCCCAAGGCCGGACCGGTGGAGGTCCGTCTGCTCGCTGCCGACGATTTTCCCGCTGCCTGCCGGCTGTTGTCCGAGTTGGGGCGTCCGGCCGTGACGGCAGAGACAGAGGGGCGAATTCAGAAAGTCCTCGAGCGCCATCTGGCCAGTCCAGACACGACGAGCTTGATCGCGCTGCGCGACGGTCAGGCGATCGGCCTGCTGTCGCTGCATATTCGCGAAAGGCTCAGCCAACCGGCTCCCGAGGCCTGGATCCCCGACTTCATCGTGACCGCCAGCGAGCAAGGACACGGCGTCGCGCAGGCCCTGATGAATCGCGCCATAGAAATTGCGCGGCAGCGCGGCTGCTATCGAATCGCGCTCGAGTCGCATTACCACCGGCACCGGGCCTATCGCTTTTACGCCCGCGAGGGTTTTGCCGACGTCGGCAAGTGTTTCTCGTTGCCGCTGGTGCCGCCCCAGGCCCCCTAA